TGAAGCTACTTCTTCTTGTTGAGGGCGAGCTGGGCTTCTTCCAAAAGATTTTTGCCGGCGTAAGTCTTGAACTTTTCCTGGGCTTTGGCGAGAAGTTTGGCTACGCTCTTGTGATTGATTTCCTCAAGAGCCATGATTACTGTCTGCACACCATACTTATCCTTGGCTTTTTCGAGCATTTCTTCCATCAGGAATACAGCAGTTTCAGGATCTTTCTCAAAAACATAAGCAGCAGCTTTTGCTTTGACTTCATCGGTCTCATCCTTGTTGTGGAGCATAGGCAGCACATATTCATGGGTGAATTCATTGCCGATCAGGCGCAACGCCAGAATGCTGCTTATCCGGACGCGGTCATCGACGTGTTTGAGCTTCTGCGTAATCATGTCGATGTCGCTGTCGTTCCCGACCTTTCCCAGTACTTTCACGGCTTCGGAGAGAACATTTGAATCGACCTCATACATGACCCGTTCCCTGAGAATATCTTTAGGGATCTTGAATGTTCCTTCGTAAATCTGATTCAGGATGACCAGTTTTAAATCCTGAGTTCCTTCTTTGAAAATGTATTCCATTCCCTTCATCACAACTTTGTGATCAGTCTCCTTGGCCAGAAATTCCCAGATCGTCTTGGGTTGAAAATCTTCAAATCCCACTTCCCGCTCGATCAGTTTCCCTAGCACATCAATCTTGTCCTCAATGCTGCCGGAAGTGAAAATCGTTCCAATCTGCGTGGCTGCATCGGCCTGCAGTCTGTCGTGGGCTGTTCCTGGTGCTGGGGTAGCAGCCGGTTTCTGGTCAGGCTGTGCGGGAGCTTCTTTTTTGATCTGATCAATGATCTTGAGAACACCTTCCCGGATTGCAGGACTGGGATCTGTCTTTGAGATCTGAACAAGTATCTCCAGCTTATGCCTGTAATCCGACTTGGCAAGGGCAATGATTGCTTTTTTCCTGGTGTTGGGATCAGGGTCGCTTAAAAATTTTTTAAACTTATCAATATCCATGCAGCATCCTTTGTTGAAGGGATGAATTTATTTTATTAGGTCAGAGGATTAATTTCAAGACTTTTTTTCAGATTCGGCATTTTGAAATATTTGGAGCTTAAAGCTATCATCAGATGTTCTCTTTTTGATTCATTTTTTAAGCAAAAGAGGCAGACATGAAAAACATGAGATTATGGGATATTGTTCTGATGAATGTCACTGCGATCATCGGACTGCGCTGGCTGCCTGTTGCAGCCCAGTATGGGGCAGCTTCCACCTCCTACTGGATTCTGGCGGCTCTGGTCTTCTTCATACCACTGGGCTTGATTTCTTCGGAACTTGCAACCACCTGGCCGGACCAGGGAGGGATGTATATCTGGGTAAGGAAAGCCTACGGAGAAAAATCCGCCTTCATCACTTCCTGGTTCTACTGGCTGTGCAACCTTTTCTATTTTCCAAGCATTTTGACGGCAAGCGCAGTAGTGATCGCGTTTCTGATCGACCCCGCCCTGAAAAACAACAAGCTCTATGTCTGCTCATCGGTTCTGGTGATCTTCTGGATCTTGACACTTTTCAATTTCAAAAGCCTGAAAACCGGTAAATGGCTGTCCAACCTGAGCGGGTCTGTCGGCACAATTCTGCCTGGATTGACAATCATCGGACTTGGAGTGATGTCCTCCCTGTTCTGGAGGCGACCGGTCCCGACCGACTTTTCCCTGTGCAGCTGGCTGCCAAGTCTCGGCTCTACGGCGGGCCTTTCCAACTTTTCAATGCTGATGTTCGCCATGGCAGGGATCGAACTTACGCCGATTTTGGCAGGAGAAACCGAGAATCCACAGAAGACTTTTCCTAGAGCCACGGTAATTTCAGCCCTGATCATCGCCGGAGTTTACATCATAGCCACAACCGCTCTTACACTGATCATATCCCCCGAAAAAATCGGAGCAGCAAGCGGTGTGATGGATGCAACCAAACTGCTCGCGGATGAACTGCAGATTAAATATCTGGTCGGTGCCATGGCCGTGATGATACTGATCGGAAATTTTGGAGGAATCAGTGTCTGGATAGTCTGCCCCATCAAGATGCTGTTCGAAAGCACCAAGCAGGGCGTCTTCCCGCAGGCCGTCACCAGGCTGAATCGGGAAGGAATGCCTCAGAACGCCCTGCTGATTCAAGCTGTTTTCATGACAATCATTGTGCTGCTGACCTCATTTTTCCCATCTGTGGATGCGATTTACCAGGCACTGGTACTGATGGCCACGATCACTTATTTCATCCCCTATCTATTGATGTTCGGCGCTTTCATCAAGCTCAGAAAATCATTTCCTGATGCAGTGCGGCCATACAGAGTCCCTGGTGCCGCCCCAGGGGCCTGGGCAGTCACAATTCTCGGGTTCTCCTCAGTCCTGCTGGCAATCGGTCTGTCCTTCGTCCCATCCGGGACTTTTGACACCAAGATGGCTCTTTATCTCAACGAACTGGGTATCGGCTTAGGTCCCCTGGCATTCGGCCTGCTTGGATTCATGATTTACTGGACTTATGAGTGGCGGCTGGGGATCGACCCGGAATCGGAAGTTTAGAAAGAATCCAGATTTGCTCAACTGCCGCAATAGTCTCTTGACGTACTGACACAGAACATGGCATACTGGATAAATAGCCTTGACCATCTTTTAGGGAGAGTGCGATGCCGGCAATCGAACATCACAAAACCCCGAATGTACTGATCATCGATGATGATGAAGATTTTCTGAAACTGATTTCCCCCATGCTCAAACAGCTGGGAATGTTTCCAATCCCTATGGCTGGCAGCCTTGAGGCAGTGGCATTCTTCAGACAGAATCATTTAATAATCGATTTTGTTTTAATGGATTATAGATTGCCGGTTTTAGATGGCTGCCATGTTTTCACTAAACTCAAATCTTTTGATCCTGAAATCAAATGCATTCTCTGCACAGCTTCCGATTCTCCTGAAGATTACCTTGAAGCCATGAAACTCGGGATGAAAGCCATCCTCAAAAAACCATTCACGCTTGAGGATGTGACAACTGCAATCAGTCTGGCAAGTAAGTCTGAACACTAGGAAAAAATGCCTCAAAGCCTGGTTCGTTTTGACATTCTTTTCTCTGTTGTGATACCCTTTTTCATGTTAAATCAAAGTTCCTGAAGGAGACTCCACCTTGAAATACCTTGGCTTTCTGCTGCACATTTACCAGCCGCCAACTCAGCTCGACTTCGTGATCCATGAAATTGTCAAACAATGCTACCTGCCACTTTCGGAAATCTTCACCTCTGATCTATTACCCAAATTCACCCTTAACATCAATTACAGCCTGACCGAAAAACTGCTTTCATGCGGGCATGACGATATAGTAAAAAATCTGAGGAAAGCTTCTGAAACCGGCAATCTGGAATTCACCGGTTCAGGTGCCTATCACCCGATATTCCCTCTGATCCCGCAGACTGAGGTTACCCGCCAGCTTACCGTCAACAGTGAAAAAAGCCGCAAGGTTTTCGGTAATTCCTTCCAACCTTCCGGAATTTTTCCCCCTGAAATGTGCTTCTCTTCGCATCTGGGAACCCTGATATGTGAAATGGGTTACAAATGGGCGATTACGGATGATCTTCCCTACAACTATTATCACCAGCAGAGTCCGTTCGATTACATTCCCGAGGTTTCCGGTCTCGGTGTATTCCTGCGCTCAAACCGCTGGTCCAATGAACTCTCCTTCAACTCCTGGAAAGGCAATGACTTCATCAACCGGATCGACGAGGATCTGGACAAATGGTTCGACGGCAAGGACGGATACCTGATCATCGCCCTGGATGGAGAAACATTCGGACATCACCATCGTTTCTACGAAGAAAAATTTCTGCGCTCCATGTTATACGAACTTC
The sequence above is drawn from the Candidatus Wallbacteria bacterium genome and encodes:
- a CDS encoding HEAT repeat domain-containing protein, translated to MDIDKFKKFLSDPDPNTRKKAIIALAKSDYRHKLEILVQISKTDPSPAIREGVLKIIDQIKKEAPAQPDQKPAATPAPGTAHDRLQADAATQIGTIFTSGSIEDKIDVLGKLIEREVGFEDFQPKTIWEFLAKETDHKVVMKGMEYIFKEGTQDLKLVILNQIYEGTFKIPKDILRERVMYEVDSNVLSEAVKVLGKVGNDSDIDMITQKLKHVDDRVRISSILALRLIGNEFTHEYVLPMLHNKDETDEVKAKAAAYVFEKDPETAVFLMEEMLEKAKDKYGVQTVIMALEEINHKSVAKLLAKAQEKFKTYAGKNLLEEAQLALNKKK
- a CDS encoding APC family permease; the encoded protein is MKNMRLWDIVLMNVTAIIGLRWLPVAAQYGAASTSYWILAALVFFIPLGLISSELATTWPDQGGMYIWVRKAYGEKSAFITSWFYWLCNLFYFPSILTASAVVIAFLIDPALKNNKLYVCSSVLVIFWILTLFNFKSLKTGKWLSNLSGSVGTILPGLTIIGLGVMSSLFWRRPVPTDFSLCSWLPSLGSTAGLSNFSMLMFAMAGIELTPILAGETENPQKTFPRATVISALIIAGVYIIATTALTLIISPEKIGAASGVMDATKLLADELQIKYLVGAMAVMILIGNFGGISVWIVCPIKMLFESTKQGVFPQAVTRLNREGMPQNALLIQAVFMTIIVLLTSFFPSVDAIYQALVLMATITYFIPYLLMFGAFIKLRKSFPDAVRPYRVPGAAPGAWAVTILGFSSVLLAIGLSFVPSGTFDTKMALYLNELGIGLGPLAFGLLGFMIYWTYEWRLGIDPESEV
- a CDS encoding response regulator: MPAIEHHKTPNVLIIDDDEDFLKLISPMLKQLGMFPIPMAGSLEAVAFFRQNHLIIDFVLMDYRLPVLDGCHVFTKLKSFDPEIKCILCTASDSPEDYLEAMKLGMKAILKKPFTLEDVTTAISLASKSEH